The region CAGACGCCCGAGCATGCCCTGCGGAGCGTCCAGTTCGACACGGTCTCGGACGAGTTCGGGCGGCACGTACTCACCGAGGTGCTTCCGGACGTGGAGGCCGTCGTCAAGCTGCGCCAGGACGGCTACTCGCGGGCCATCGCTGGGGAGTCGTCGGGCGGGATCGCAGCCTTCAAGACCTGCTGGTTCGCGCCGGACCAGTTCAGCCGCGCCATCTCGACCATCGCCAGCTACACGGCGCTCCAGTGGCATCCCGACCAGCACCTGGACGGCGGCTACATCTTCCCGTTCCTGGTGCGCCGCGAGCCTCGGCGCAACATCCGCGTCTGGCTCTCGGACGGCATCGAGGACATCGACGTCGAGAGCAGCGTCGATCTGATGGGCGTCTACGAGGCCGGCAGCTGGCCGCTCTCGAACATCCAGATGGCGCAGTCGCTCAAGACCCGCCTCTACGACTTTCACTTCAGGTACGGGACGGCGTCGCACAACTCGGCGCAGTACGCGCTCGACCTGCCGGAGACGCTGCGGTGGCTCTGGCGGGGCTACGATCCGTCCACGACCTTCGAGACCTACGAGCAGGAGGCGTCCGAGCGCGCGAAGCCTCTGTACCGCGTCCAGATCGCCAACCGCGACGCCTGGTAAGGGCGTCTCCGAGTCGAGCCGACCATCAGGTCCACAACGATGCCCGACGCGTCTGTGATGGATGCGTGTTACCGTCAGGGCTGACAGGGGTTCCCTCCGTACCTTACGTCAGGGCATCATTCGGTCAAGCGAGGCCAGCCGATCTCGCCGATGTGACGCGCTGCACCCACCGACTACGAGGACGCCCGTGCCAGACTCGACGATTGACGAGATCAAGCGCCGCCTCGACGTGGTCGACGTCATCGGGCAGACCGTCCAGCTCAAGCGGGCTGGCAAGGGCTTCAAGGGCCTCTGCCCCTTCCACGGCGAGAAGACGCCGTCCTTCTGGGTCACGCCTGAGCGCGGCACCTGGCACTGCTTCGGCTGCGGCGAGGGCGGCGACATCTTCTCCTTCATCCAGAAGCGCGACAACCTCAGCTTCGTCGAGGCGCTGCGTTTTTTAGGCGAGCGAGCCGGCGTCGTAGTCGAGGAGCGGACCCGCCCTGACCCATCGGAGAAGCAGGAGCGCGAACGCCACTTCGCCATCCTCGACGCGATGGCCCTCTACTACCGGGGGGCGCTCACGGGCGAGGCCGGCGCGGCTGCTCGCGCGTACATCGAGAGTCGCGGCCTGACCGACCAGACCATCGACCGCTTCGGGCTGGGGTACGCCGACGCGCCAGGGCGCGGTCTCGAACGGCACCTGACCCGCAACGGCTACAGCATCGACGAGTGCGTGGCGGCCGGCGCGCTTGGCCGCTCCGAGGACGGCGCGCGCGTCTTCGACCGCTTCCGCGACCGCGTCATCTTCCCGATCCGCGACGTCGATGGCCACGTCATCGGTTTCGGCGGGCGCGCGATGCGCTCCGACCAGCAGCCGAAGTACCTCAACTCGCCCCAGACCGATATCTTCGACAAGGGCAGCCAGTTGTACGCCCTCGATGCCGCCCGCGACACGATCCGCAAGCAGGGCGCGGCCATCGTGGTCGAGGGGTACATGGACGCCCTGATGGCGCACCAGGCCGGCTTCTCGAACGTCGTGGCGACGCTGGGGACGGCCATCACCGAGCGCCACGTCCAGGCCCTGCGCCGCCAGAGCGCCCGCGAGATCATCCTCTGCCTCGACAACGACGCGGCTGGCCTGCGCGCCGCCCTGCGCGGCTCGGGCGTGGCCCACGACAGCACCCGCGACGAGGCCCCTCGCATCGACTTCAGCCTGCTGAACGGCTCGGAACGCTCGCGGGGCCGGGACGGCACGCCGGCCATCTTCGTCGAGCGCCGTACCATCCTCAAAGCGTTCTCGCTGACCGGCGGGAAAGACCCGGACGAGGTCATCAAGACCGATCCCGAAGCCTGGGTCCGCGAGTCCACCGCCGCGAAGCCGATTGTCGACTTCGTGTTCCAGAACCTGCCGCGCGTGTACGACCTCAGCACCACCGAGGGCCGCCGCGAGGCAGCGCGGGCGGCCGTCGGGCTGATCTACGACGTGTCCGACCCCATCGACCGCGACCAGTACCTGATGAAACTGGCGGGCATCATCGGCACCGGCGTCGATCTGCTGCGCGAGTTTGCGCGGCGCACCATGCACGTCGTGTCGCGGAACGAGGCGGCCCCGCAACGGCCAGCCAGCCCGCTGGGGCAGCCGACCGCTCCGACTGGGCCGGCGGCCCCCACCGCGCCGCCGACGCCTCCCGATCTGCCGACCTCGCTGGTCGATCCGGGCGAGCGGCTTCAAGACTTCGTGCTGGCGCTGCTGCTCAGGATCGGCATGGTCGAGATCTGGCCGGAGCCGAATGACTTCGAAACCGGCGTCCATCGGGCGATTCTCCAGCAGCTGCAAGACGGCCCGGCCTGGCCTGATCCTGAGACGGCACTGGCCCGACTCGAAGAGGCATTTGGGGAGGCGGCGGCTCCAACGCTCGATCGCGTGCGTTCTCGCGACGAACTCAACGCCGGAATCTCACTCGACGATCTGCGGCGGGAGTACGACGTACGCCGTCTGGAGTTGCGAAAGGGGCGTCTGTTCAGGCAACATGACGCACTCAAAGCGGCCCTGCTGGAGGAGGAATCGGGGCAGAGTGTTGCGGAACGGCA is a window of Chloroflexota bacterium DNA encoding:
- the dnaG gene encoding DNA primase — encoded protein: MPDSTIDEIKRRLDVVDVIGQTVQLKRAGKGFKGLCPFHGEKTPSFWVTPERGTWHCFGCGEGGDIFSFIQKRDNLSFVEALRFLGERAGVVVEERTRPDPSEKQERERHFAILDAMALYYRGALTGEAGAAARAYIESRGLTDQTIDRFGLGYADAPGRGLERHLTRNGYSIDECVAAGALGRSEDGARVFDRFRDRVIFPIRDVDGHVIGFGGRAMRSDQQPKYLNSPQTDIFDKGSQLYALDAARDTIRKQGAAIVVEGYMDALMAHQAGFSNVVATLGTAITERHVQALRRQSAREIILCLDNDAAGLRAALRGSGVAHDSTRDEAPRIDFSLLNGSERSRGRDGTPAIFVERRTILKAFSLTGGKDPDEVIKTDPEAWVRESTAAKPIVDFVFQNLPRVYDLSTTEGRREAARAAVGLIYDVSDPIDRDQYLMKLAGIIGTGVDLLREFARRTMHVVSRNEAAPQRPASPLGQPTAPTGPAAPTAPPTPPDLPTSLVDPGERLQDFVLALLLRIGMVEIWPEPNDFETGVHRAILQQLQDGPAWPDPETALARLEEAFGEAAAPTLDRVRSRDELNAGISLDDLRREYDVRRLELRKGRLFRQHDALKAALLEEESGQSVAERQASIEWLNQVARSIYETFAEQRQLGVVGTASWSIRRGQEVLGG